The genomic region CTGagcccgccccccccgcccatTGGTTGAGCCTCTCCCATCCCTCGAGGAGCCCGAGCCACAAGCCACGCCCCCCAGCGCGCCCATTGGCTGCGGCGCTCCTGACTCTGCGCCCATTGGCTGCGCCGCTCCCGCCCCCCCATAGCGCCCGcctcaagccacgccccctgcgTGCCCATTGGCTGCAACGTTGCCCTCCCTGCGCTTCCTATTGGCTACGCAGCTCCCGCCCCTTCCATAGCTCCCGcctcaagccacgcccccttcgctcccattggctgcgctGCCCCTATCCCCCAGCTCCCGCCCATcctaagccacgcccccttcgctcccattggctgcgctgctcccaccccagctccctcccgcctaagccacgcccccttcgctcccattggctgcgctGCTTCCGCTCCTCCCTCAGCTCCCGCCCACCCGAAGCCACGCTCCctgctcccattggctgcgctGTTCCCGACCCCCGAGCCTTCACCCCCcccaagccacgccccctgcaTGCCCATTGGCTGCGACGCTCCCGCCCCCCGAGGACTCCCAAGCCCCGCCCCCATGCGTCCATTGGCTGCCGAGCTTCCGCCTCTCCGCCAATTGGCTGCGACTCTGCCGCCCCCCGAGACCCCGCCCAGAGCCccgcaggccacgccccctcctctctcATTGGCTGCGGCGCTCCCGCCCCTCGCAGCCTATTGGCCGCGCTTGGCTACAAGGGGCGGGGCTTGCCCAGCGTGGCGGGAGTTTGGGCAGGTGTGCGGGCTCTGGGACTGGCCGGCTCCTTTATTCCTTtatcttttattcttctctccttccctcatTGTTTCTTATTCCATCTGccgttctttttttcctcctcctcccccccttccaccttcttccttctcctcctccccccccctttccccttcttcctccttctcctcccccccctttccccttcttcctcctcctcctcctcctcccccgactttccccttcttcctcctcctgcccccctcctactcctcttcccccccctttccccttcttcctcctcctcctcccctcctctttccccttcttcctcctcctcctcccctcctctttccccttctcctcctcctcctcccctcctctttccccttcttcctcctcctcccctcctctttccccttcttcctcctcctcccctcctctttccccttcttcctcctcctcctccccccctctttccccttcttcctcctcctcttcccccccactttccccttcttcctcctcctcctcctcctcctccccccactttccccttcttcctcctcctcctcctccccgcctctttccccttcttcctcctcttcctcctccccccctctttccccttcttcctcctcctcccccccctttccccttcttcctcctcctcccccccctttccccttcttcctcctcctcctcctcccccctctttccccttcttcctcctcctcctcctccccccctctttccccttcttccttctcctcctcctcccccctctttccccttcttcctcctcctcctcctcctccccccccacttccccttcttcctcttcctcccctgtCACCCCTCGGTGTGGTGTTGCCGTCCCCCCAGTTGGGTTCCTCCCCTTTAACAGCTTAGTCCCCCCTCAAATCTCCCTAGGTTTGGGGGGTCTTGTGGTGCTCCCCCCTTGCCTTTTCTCCCCACAGGACCCCACCACTATGATGCTTCTGCCCCAGAGCTCCTcgtctctgctgctcctctgcgCTGCTGCTCAGCTTTGGTGGAGGGCAGGCCTTGGCACCTCcctggaggagatgggaacCCCACCAGAGAAGCTCAGGGTCCCCACAGAGCTGGGGCTCTCCACGCAAATTCCCTTTGAGGTGACCGTGGTCGACGAGCGGTTCCAAGCTGAAGCCACACGCTGGGAGCCGTCAACTTTGGACTCTGGCCACCATCAGGTGTGGTGGTGGGGATTCATCCTGGATGGGAAATGGGGGTCTCAGAGAGCTCCCACCCCACTTTTCCAGACGTGGAGTTCTATGTCTTGGTGTCTCATGTCTACATTTTGGGGTTGAAGGGCAAGTTTTGGCCTTGGCTCACACCTTTCTCCTCATGTTCCCACCTGAACCCCAAGCAGTGGGTGCCCCATGTCCATGTTTTGGGGTTGAAAGCTAAGTGGTGAGGTGGGTTCACACCTTTCTCCTTATGTTCCTACCTATGAGAGCACATGTGGGTGCTGAGCCCTGTCACTGGTGCTGTCACCTCGTTGTAGTGGAGCTCTGCTCACCCTGGGCCAGTCAGAatgaggaggaggcagcagccaaGATGGTGGTGGCCCTTTCCAACTGCAAGGCCAACGTTGAGGGTCACCAGACCCACCTGTCTACCCCAGACATGGGTAGATGGTGCCAGGACAGCGCACCCCAAGACCTCTTTTCTCCAGTTCCACGCTGGGAACAACGTGATTGAAAGCAGTCCTGAAaagggtttggggtgctggttgaggAGActctcaacatgagctggcaacgtgtgctcacagcccagaaggccaactgtgccctgggctgcatccaaagcagtgtggccagcagctTGAGGGAGGGGACTCCacccttctactctgctctgctgagacacaacctggagtcctgtgtccacttctggagaacaaggacatggaactgttggaatgggtccagaggaggccacaatgatgatgtgagggctggaacccctctgctctgaggacaggctgagagagttggggttgttcagcctggagaagagaaggctccatggagaccttatagcaaccttcaaGTCCCTGAaggtgctccaggaaagctggggagagactttttctaagggcctggagtgatgaGACAAGGGGgactggctttaaattggaagggggaagacttagattgacattaggaagaaattcttcacactgaaggtgatgaggccctggcccaggttttccaaagaagttgtggctgtcccattcctggaggtgttgaagaccaggttggatgggggttttgagcaatctgatccaggaggggtcttggaactggatgagctttgaggtcccttctaacccaacccattccatgatttatgAAATTCCAAGCCTTGTAGCTGCAGAGCCCCAGAAGGATCCAGCTGTctcattttggggtgaaacctGCCCTTTTTTGCTCATTTCCCTCATGGGAGATGAGGTTTTTCCACCCCTAACCATCTTTCCTAGCTTCACTCTCTTCCAAAATCTCTTTCCTCCATGCCATGGGATGGACCTTCATCACTGGGGGATCCTTTTGGGATGCTGAGAGGTTGCCCATGGGGAGAACTAGCGTTCACCTGGTACATGGAGTTGGGCATCACCATGGGGTGTGGTGGTTTGCGTAGGTTGTGGAGTCACCTTCTCATCGTTCACCCCAGGAACAGCCAGCTGGAAGGCTGCGGCCAGGACTGGAGACCCCCAGCCTGCTGTGGCCAGCGCTGGATGAAGCCCTCATTGCCGGCGGGCAGCGCCAGGTGGTCCAGCTCATAGAGGACATCACACAGCGGACGGGTAAGAACCACCATCCAGGATGCTGCTCCATCCTCTGTCCCACCTTGGGGACCAACCTAACCTCTCATGCCTTCCTACAGGGAACGCGAGTGGCCATGGGACTTTGAGACTCCAGGAAGGCCCCCGGGCCAACCTGTCCAACCTCCAGCACATGCAGGAAAGAGCTTGGGATGTCTATTCCCAGCTAGGTGGGAATCCAACAAACCCCATTCCCAGCTCTTTTTGCACCTCTCCCAATGGAGAAGCTCATCCTGACACCATGTCCACCTCTTCCATGTGCAGAGAGCAACCTGGCCCTTCTCCTGGCCCAGCAGCACCagatggaggaggtgatggaaAAGCTGTGGCAGATGAACCAGAGCCTGGGCTTGGCACTGCTGGCTGTAGAGGATGCACGGAACCAGGTGGAGAAACATCTGCAGCACCTCCAACGTGTCCAGGATCCAACTGGTGAGCCAGGAATGGGTGCTGGAGGTCTGATGGATGCTGGTAGGTGCCACCATCAGGCTATtcctccctgtcctgcaggtCAGAGCCCAAATGTCATCTCCACCTGCATCCTACACGGATCCTACTTTGTGCTGCTGGTTTCGCTACTGGTGCCCATGCTGCCCCGtgccatcctcctcctcctcttcctcgccTCCAGTGTCCTTGCTGAGCTCCTCGGCATCTCAGCACTCTTCGCTCTCCTGGTCCTTGCTCTGGCAGGTGGGGATGGATGTGGGGGGACCTGTTTGGGGAGATGCCACCCTGGGATGTCATGAGGGTGAGATTTTGGGGCTTTTGTCCCCTTCCGAtctctcttctccctgcagGGAAGTGGCTTTTTGTGACCACCTCCCGTGGTGCTGGAGGAGCTTGCCTGGTAGTTCCTCCGGAGAAGCCCCGTACCTGGCTCACTTCCACTCCAGAGAGGTAGGAGATGGCTGGGGAGAATGGGCATGGCAACCTCGGGAGCTGCTAGGACCCATCCTGGATGTCACCTCCTGCT from Phaenicophaeus curvirostris isolate KB17595 chromosome 3, BPBGC_Pcur_1.0, whole genome shotgun sequence harbors:
- the LOC138718650 gene encoding protein brambleberry-like, producing MGTPPEKLRVPTELGLSTQIPFEVTVVDERFQAEATRWEPSTLDSGHHQEQPAGRLRPGLETPSLLWPALDEALIAGGQRQVVQLIEDITQRTGNASGHGTLRLQEGPRANLSNLQHMQERAWDVYSQLESNLALLLAQQHQMEEVMEKLWQMNQSLGLALLAVEDARNQVEKHLQHLQRVQDPTGQSPNVISTCILHGSYFVLLVSLLVPMLPRAILLLLFLASSVLAELLGISALFALLVLALAGKWLFVTTSRGAGGACLVVPPEKPRTWLTSTPEREHELELLQVELDKMEMSYLQEPSCLKQPPAVAGDVPSLAGRVSSICGGWRTKLRCGEMLDMTTGSEKPKPYSPSRSLTSDVSLRSRCQGLTRAGQPCRKKANPGQDFCYVHTTS